The Inediibacterium massiliense genome has a segment encoding these proteins:
- a CDS encoding DHHW family protein, whose protein sequence is MNQNNLYQKMISILFLAYIGMSVIFNLISPDLTFSESENRMLQQKPYFSFKKIIDGKWISQYEKYFTDQFIVRDFWIGIRSDTERIFGKKENNNVYLGKESYLMEAFQKPSEENFNKKLKELQSFSDSTPNTNKYFLLVPNAVSILKDKLPSYAPTDDQLFYIEKLKKNMIQNIRFLDIYPTLYNRKNEYIFYKTDHHWTTKGAYYAYEKIAKDMGFTPYKKEDFKIQKVTDKFYGSLYSKSGFRHIKPDDIELYIPKKENQYKVEYIEENKVDHSFYKLDNLEKKDKYKVFFDGNHPLIKISSEQENTKKLLMIKDSYANSLIPFLALHYSDIYVVDLRYYQKDLQELIDKNHIEDVLILYNENTFFQDSIE, encoded by the coding sequence ATGAATCAAAATAATCTTTATCAAAAGATGATTTCTATTCTTTTTTTAGCTTATATAGGAATGAGTGTAATATTTAACTTGATCAGTCCAGATTTAACTTTTTCAGAATCAGAAAATAGAATGCTCCAACAAAAGCCTTATTTTTCTTTTAAGAAAATAATAGATGGTAAATGGATTTCACAATATGAAAAATATTTTACAGATCAATTTATTGTAAGAGATTTTTGGATAGGAATTCGATCAGATACAGAAAGAATATTTGGGAAAAAAGAAAATAATAATGTTTATTTGGGAAAAGAGAGTTATTTGATGGAAGCTTTTCAAAAGCCTAGTGAAGAGAATTTTAATAAAAAACTAAAGGAGTTACAATCATTTTCAGATTCTACTCCCAATACAAATAAATATTTTTTATTGGTTCCCAATGCAGTAAGTATATTAAAAGATAAGCTTCCATCTTATGCACCTACAGATGATCAATTATTTTATATCGAAAAGTTAAAAAAGAATATGATTCAAAACATAAGATTTTTAGATATATACCCTACACTATACAATAGAAAAAATGAATATATTTTTTATAAAACAGACCATCACTGGACGACAAAGGGCGCTTATTATGCTTATGAAAAAATTGCTAAGGATATGGGATTTACTCCTTATAAAAAAGAGGATTTTAAAATTCAAAAGGTTACAGATAAATTTTATGGATCTCTTTATTCAAAGAGTGGATTTAGACATATAAAGCCAGATGATATTGAGTTGTATATTCCCAAAAAAGAAAATCAGTATAAAGTAGAGTATATAGAGGAAAATAAAGTGGATCATTCTTTTTATAAATTAGATAATCTGGAAAAAAAAGATAAATACAAAGTTTTTTTTGATGGAAATCATCCCCTTATAAAAATTTCTTCTGAGCAAGAAAATACAAAAAAATTATTAATGATTAAAGATTCTTATGCAAATAGCTTGATTCCTTTTTTAGCATTGCATTATAGTGATATATATGTAGTAGATCTTAGATATTATCAAAAAGATTTACAAGAATTGATAGATAAAAATCATATTGAAGATGTTTTAATTTTATATAATGAAAATACATTTTTTCAAGATTCTATAGAGTAA
- a CDS encoding GDSL-type esterase/lipase family protein, with product MGRLRSKKKYNRYKKIKLVVCMILIGFICMMTLWIEKCIADSVPKENALISEQQNNMPKTVKKEDEKIHEQNDSAINDLVEAKKEEKENVNKETIIEDEKQENKKYNYKEIFYKDVFIGDSITNALSFYHLLEDKKVIANLGDTLSKAEKRVDEVAKINPENIFILFGVNDLKAYQTQEEFVKHYERLICKLKDQLPNTNIYVQSILPVSVKAEQKNPYITNKKIESMNGVLMNMCEKNNVTYIHIATVIESMNEDLHEGDGIHFQYKFYPLWLNFLIDYTKEEYQNENI from the coding sequence ATGGGGAGACTAAGAAGTAAGAAAAAGTACAATAGATATAAAAAAATAAAACTTGTTGTATGTATGATTTTGATTGGATTCATATGTATGATGACCTTGTGGATAGAGAAATGTATTGCAGATAGTGTTCCAAAAGAAAATGCTTTGATTTCTGAACAGCAAAATAATATGCCTAAAACAGTAAAGAAAGAAGATGAGAAGATTCATGAACAAAATGACTCGGCGATTAACGATTTAGTAGAAGCAAAAAAGGAGGAGAAAGAAAATGTAAACAAAGAGACTATAATAGAAGATGAAAAACAAGAAAATAAAAAATATAATTATAAAGAAATTTTTTATAAAGATGTATTCATAGGAGATTCTATTACAAATGCTTTATCCTTTTATCATTTATTAGAGGATAAAAAAGTAATTGCAAATTTAGGAGATACTCTTTCGAAAGCAGAGAAGAGAGTAGATGAAGTTGCAAAAATAAATCCAGAGAATATTTTTATACTATTTGGAGTAAATGACCTAAAAGCTTATCAAACACAGGAGGAATTTGTAAAGCATTATGAAAGATTGATTTGTAAACTAAAAGATCAATTACCAAATACAAATATTTATGTTCAATCTATATTACCTGTATCCGTTAAAGCTGAACAAAAGAATCCTTATATTACCAATAAAAAAATAGAAAGTATGAATGGTGTTCTTATGAATATGTGTGAAAAGAATAATGTAACTTATATTCATATAGCAACAGTAATAGAAAGTATGAATGAAGATTTACATGAAGGAGATGGAATTCATTTTCAATACAAATTTTATCCTTTATGGCTTAATTTTTTAATAGATTATACAAAGGAGGAGTATCAAAATGAAAATATTTAA
- a CDS encoding MBOAT family O-acyltransferase, with amino-acid sequence MVFSSLIFIFLFLPFMIFIYYLSPRFLRNLVLLLGSLAFYAWGEPIYILIMIFSTVFDYVNGLLIEKYKNKKRVAKSILFLSMVVNLGILCFFKYYGFIITNINGIFHMSMTNIDLPLPVGISFYTFQTMSYVIDVYRGEVCAQKNIISFGTYVAMFPQLVAGPIVKYKDISKELSYRKENIKLFGEGVQLFIIGLSKKVLLANNIGLLWDSIKGLPSHEISIVSAWTGIIAFTFQIYFDFSGYSDMAIGLGKIFGFHFTKNFNYPYISKSVTEFWRRWHISLGTWFREYVYIPLGGNRLSSIKQYRNLLIVWFLTGLWHGANWNFILWGIYFGIFVTIEKLFLLKWLENRSAWIRHIYTMIVVMIGWVFFEFESMISAVDFIETMFGWNSSLWIDSKGIYDLYTNILLFVILFICSTPVPKNMIHKWRQKYSVGKDILLSFTTMILLLICTAYLVNESYNPFLYFRF; translated from the coding sequence TTGGTATTTAGCAGTTTAATATTTATTTTTTTGTTTTTACCTTTTATGATTTTTATATATTATTTATCACCAAGGTTTCTTAGAAACCTTGTTTTACTTCTAGGAAGTTTGGCATTTTATGCTTGGGGAGAACCCATTTATATACTCATTATGATTTTTTCTACTGTTTTTGATTATGTAAATGGTTTGCTGATAGAAAAATATAAAAATAAAAAAAGAGTTGCCAAAAGTATATTATTTTTATCTATGGTTGTTAATTTAGGAATATTATGTTTTTTTAAATACTATGGTTTTATCATAACAAATATCAATGGAATTTTTCATATGAGTATGACAAATATAGATCTTCCGTTGCCTGTAGGAATATCTTTTTATACATTTCAGACTATGTCTTATGTTATAGATGTATATAGAGGAGAAGTTTGTGCACAGAAAAATATTATTTCTTTTGGAACATATGTAGCCATGTTTCCCCAATTGGTAGCAGGGCCTATTGTAAAATATAAAGATATTTCAAAAGAATTATCTTATAGAAAAGAAAATATAAAATTATTTGGAGAAGGAGTACAGCTTTTTATTATAGGATTATCTAAAAAAGTACTTCTTGCCAATAACATAGGACTTCTTTGGGACAGCATAAAAGGACTGCCTAGCCATGAAATATCTATTGTCTCTGCATGGACAGGTATTATTGCATTTACATTTCAAATTTATTTTGATTTTAGTGGATACTCAGATATGGCTATAGGCTTAGGAAAAATATTTGGTTTTCATTTCACAAAGAATTTTAATTATCCATATATCTCTAAAAGTGTAACGGAATTTTGGAGAAGATGGCATATTTCATTAGGAACATGGTTTAGAGAATATGTGTATATTCCTCTTGGAGGAAATAGACTTAGCTCAATCAAGCAGTATAGAAATTTATTGATTGTATGGTTTTTGACAGGATTATGGCATGGTGCAAATTGGAATTTTATTCTTTGGGGAATATACTTTGGTATATTTGTGACCATAGAAAAGTTATTTTTACTTAAGTGGTTAGAAAATCGTTCTGCTTGGATTCGTCATATTTATACGATGATAGTTGTTATGATTGGATGGGTATTTTTTGAATTTGAAAGTATGATTTCAGCTGTAGATTTTATCGAAACTATGTTTGGATGGAATTCATCTTTATGGATTGATTCAAAGGGAATTTATGATTTGTATACAAATATTTTATTATTTGTGATTTTATTTATTTGTTCTACTCCTGTTCCTAAAAATATGATTCATAAGTGGAGACAAAAATATAGTGTAGGAAAAGATATACTTTTATCTTTTACAACTATGATTCTTTTGTTAATTTGTACAGCCTATTTAGTAAATGAAAGCTATAATCCATTTTTGTATTTTAGATTTTAA
- a CDS encoding GntR family transcriptional regulator: protein MARDILNDDHTGLSLTSKIFNILREDILNGKYTEGEKLGEAKLAEELGVSRTPVREALKQLELDGIVENKPNRGVMVLGISKQDIEDIFTIRTAIEGIAARWAVERITNDEVRQLTESYELMEFYTFKNDIEKFSEINTIFHEIIYKATKSRYLEQVLKDFQYYMKQTRRRSLQVEGRMKISLQEHKAILDAFLNKDKEGAQKALANHIANSKKNVENNTDQ from the coding sequence ATGGCCAGAGATATTTTAAATGATGATCATACAGGTCTATCCCTAACGTCAAAAATTTTCAATATATTAAGAGAAGATATACTCAATGGAAAATATACAGAAGGCGAAAAGCTAGGAGAAGCAAAATTAGCAGAAGAGTTAGGTGTAAGTCGTACCCCAGTGAGAGAAGCTCTAAAACAACTTGAATTAGATGGGATTGTTGAAAACAAACCTAATCGTGGAGTGATGGTATTAGGTATATCCAAACAAGATATTGAGGACATATTTACCATTCGAACAGCTATTGAAGGAATTGCTGCAAGATGGGCAGTAGAAAGAATTACGAATGATGAAGTTAGACAATTAACAGAAAGCTATGAACTAATGGAGTTTTATACTTTTAAAAATGATATTGAAAAATTTTCAGAAATCAATACAATATTTCATGAAATTATTTATAAGGCTACAAAGAGCAGATATTTAGAGCAAGTATTAAAAGATTTTCAATATTATATGAAACAGACAAGAAGAAGATCATTACAAGTAGAGGGAAGAATGAAAATTTCATTGCAAGAACATAAAGCAATTTTAGATGCATTTTTAAATAAAGACAAAGAAGGTGCACAAAAAGCTTTAGCCAATCATATTGCAAATTCAAAAAAGAATGTAGAGAATAATACGGATCAATAA
- a CDS encoding DUF4358 domain-containing protein — translation MKIFKNRAWTMILIILILGTLAGCGKEKSKDVSIEDINQKINQEVDLSSMVKGDMEQLEKLYDIEKEKVDSFVLYTASTNIKADEIAIVKVKDSNDIEKVQEAFQNRIDKQSKAFQDYLPEEYFLIENHVLKNNGEYIIFIISKDTQKIEEIVDGCF, via the coding sequence ATGAAAATATTTAAAAATAGAGCATGGACAATGATACTTATTATATTAATCCTAGGAACTTTAGCAGGATGTGGAAAAGAAAAGTCAAAGGATGTATCTATTGAAGATATAAATCAAAAGATCAATCAAGAAGTGGATTTATCTTCTATGGTAAAGGGTGACATGGAACAACTTGAAAAATTATATGACATAGAGAAAGAAAAGGTAGATTCCTTTGTATTATATACAGCTTCTACAAATATAAAAGCAGATGAAATTGCTATAGTAAAAGTAAAAGATTCTAATGATATAGAAAAAGTTCAAGAAGCATTTCAAAATAGAATAGACAAACAATCTAAAGCTTTTCAAGATTATCTTCCAGAAGAATATTTTTTAATAGAAAATCATGTTTTAAAGAATAATGGAGAATATATTATTTTTATCATATCCAAAGATACACAAAAAATAGAAGAAATCGTGGATGGATGTTTTTAG
- a CDS encoding CGGC domain-containing protein — MKNIGIINCYNVSQKCSSSGCFKALYNETGSFERYKGEGARIISFVHCNGCSDQVVNQFLERAERMVQKGVEVIHLSTCVRSKCPWYDEVIKNLSEKYEIEGYSHAKKNSR; from the coding sequence ATGAAAAATATAGGAATTATCAATTGCTATAATGTATCCCAAAAATGTTCTTCTTCAGGATGTTTTAAAGCTTTATATAATGAGACAGGATCTTTTGAAAGATATAAAGGAGAAGGGGCGAGAATCATTAGCTTTGTTCATTGCAATGGATGCAGTGATCAAGTAGTCAATCAGTTTTTAGAAAGAGCTGAAAGAATGGTTCAAAAGGGAGTAGAGGTGATTCATCTTTCTACTTGTGTAAGGTCTAAATGTCCATGGTATGATGAAGTGATAAAAAATTTATCAGAAAAATATGAAATAGAAGGATATAGCCATGCTAAAAAAAACTCTAGGTAA